A stretch of the Muntiacus reevesi chromosome 8, mMunRee1.1, whole genome shotgun sequence genome encodes the following:
- the POLR2H gene encoding DNA-directed RNA polymerases I, II, and III subunit RPABC3 isoform X2, producing the protein MAGILFEDIFDVKDIDPEGKKFDRVSRLHCESESFKMDLILDVNIQIYPVDLGDKFRLVIASTLYEDGTLDDGEYNPTDDRPSSSAYVSYGGLLMRLQGDANNLHGFEVDSRVYLLMKKLAF; encoded by the exons ATGGCGGGCATCCTGTTTGAGGATATTTTTGATGTAAAAGACATTGACCCGGAAGGCAAAAAGTTTGACCGAG TGTCTCGGCTGCATTGTGAGAGTGAATCTTTCAAGATGGACCTCATCCTTGATGTAAACATTCAGATTTACCCTGTAGACTTGG GTGACAAGTTCCGGTTGGTCATAGCCAGTACCTTATATGAAGATGGTACTCTGGATGATGGTGAATACAACCCCACAGATGATAGGCCCTCCAG CTCTGCCTACGTGTCCTATGGGGGCCTGCTCATGAGGCTGCAGGGTGATGCCAACAACCTGCATGGATTTGAAGTGGACTCCAGAGTGTATCTGCTCATGAAGAAACTCGCCTTCTGA
- the POLR2H gene encoding DNA-directed RNA polymerases I, II, and III subunit RPABC3 isoform X3, giving the protein MDLILDVNIQIYPVDLGDKFRLVIASTLYEDGTLDDGEYNPTDDRPSRADQFEYVMYGKVYRIEGDETSTEAATRLSAYVSYGGLLMRLQGDANNLHGFEVDSRVYLLMKKLAF; this is encoded by the exons ATGGACCTCATCCTTGATGTAAACATTCAGATTTACCCTGTAGACTTGG GTGACAAGTTCCGGTTGGTCATAGCCAGTACCTTATATGAAGATGGTACTCTGGATGATGGTGAATACAACCCCACAGATGATAGGCCCTCCAG GGCTGACCAATTTGAGTATGTCATGTATGGGAAGGTGTACAGGATTGAGGGAGACGAAACTTCTACTGAAGCAGCAACACGCCT CTCTGCCTACGTGTCCTATGGGGGCCTGCTCATGAGGCTGCAGGGTGATGCCAACAACCTGCATGGATTTGAAGTGGACTCCAGAGTGTATCTGCTCATGAAGAAACTCGCCTTCTGA
- the POLR2H gene encoding DNA-directed RNA polymerases I, II, and III subunit RPABC3 isoform X1, which produces MAGILFEDIFDVKDIDPEGKKFDRVSRLHCESESFKMDLILDVNIQIYPVDLGDKFRLVIASTLYEDGTLDDGEYNPTDDRPSRADQFEYVMYGKVYRIEGDETSTEAATRLSAYVSYGGLLMRLQGDANNLHGFEVDSRVYLLMKKLAF; this is translated from the exons ATGGCGGGCATCCTGTTTGAGGATATTTTTGATGTAAAAGACATTGACCCGGAAGGCAAAAAGTTTGACCGAG TGTCTCGGCTGCATTGTGAGAGTGAATCTTTCAAGATGGACCTCATCCTTGATGTAAACATTCAGATTTACCCTGTAGACTTGG GTGACAAGTTCCGGTTGGTCATAGCCAGTACCTTATATGAAGATGGTACTCTGGATGATGGTGAATACAACCCCACAGATGATAGGCCCTCCAG GGCTGACCAATTTGAGTATGTCATGTATGGGAAGGTGTACAGGATTGAGGGAGACGAAACTTCTACTGAAGCAGCAACACGCCT CTCTGCCTACGTGTCCTATGGGGGCCTGCTCATGAGGCTGCAGGGTGATGCCAACAACCTGCATGGATTTGAAGTGGACTCCAGAGTGTATCTGCTCATGAAGAAACTCGCCTTCTGA